One window from the genome of Hippoglossus hippoglossus isolate fHipHip1 chromosome 10, fHipHip1.pri, whole genome shotgun sequence encodes:
- the hdac3 gene encoding histone deacetylase 3: MTNRTSYFYDPDVGNFHYGAGHPMKPHRLSLTHSLVLHYGLYKKMMVFKPYKASQHDMCRFHSEDYIDFLQKVSPNNMQGFTKSLNTFNVGDDCPVFPGLFEFCSRYTGASLQGATQLNHKICDIAINWAGGLHHAKKFEASGFCYVNDIVISILELLKYHPRVLYIDIDIHHGDGVQEAFYLTDRVMTVSFHKYGNYFFPGTGDMYEVGAESGRYYCLNVPLRDGIDDQSYRHLFQPVIKQVVDFYQPTCIVLQCGADSLGCDRLGCFNLSIRGHGECVEFVKSFKIPLLVLGGGGYTVRNVARCWTFETSLLVDESISDELPYSEYFEYFAPDFTLHPDVSTRIENQNSRQYLEQIRQTVFENLKMLNHAPSVQIHDVPSDMLSYERNDEPDPDERGAEDNYTRPEAPNEFYDGDHDNDKESDVEI, from the exons ATGACGAACCGGACTTCTTACTTTTACGACCCCGACGTGGGCAACTTTCATTACG GTGCTGGCCACCCCATGAAGCCTCACCGCTTGTCTCTGACTCACAGCCTGGTGCTGCACTATGGACTTTACAAGAAAATGATG gTGTTCAAGCCATACAAAGCATCTCAGCATGACATGTGTCGTTTCCACTCTGAAGACTACATAGACTTTCTGCAGAAGGTCAGCCCCAACAACATGCAGGGCTTCACAAAGAGCCTCAACACATTCAATGTGGGAGATGACTG TCCTGTGTTTCCAGGTCTTTTTGAGTTCTGCTCAAGATACACTGGAGCCTCTTTACAGGGAGCGACACAGCTCAACCACAAG ATCTGTGACATTGCCATAAACTGGGCTGGAGGTTTGCATCATGCTAAGAAGTTTGAG GCGTCTGGATTTTGCTACGTCAACGACATCGTCATTAGTATCCTGGAGCTACTCAA ATACCACCCTAGGGTTCTGTACATCGACATAGACATTCACCATGGGGACGGCGTCCAGGAAGCCTTTTACCTGACCGACCGTGTCATGACTGTGTCCTTCCACAAATATGGGAACTACTTTTTTCCTGGAACAG gTGACATGTATGAGGTTGGGGCAGAGAGCGGACGATACTACTGCCTCAATGTTCCTCTTAGAGATGGCATCGATGACCAGA gctaCAGACACTTGTTCCAGCCGGTTATTAAACAGGTGGTGGATTTCTACCAACCCACCTGTATCGTTTTACAG TGTGGAGCAGATTCTCTGGGCTGTGACAGGCTGGGCTGCTTCAACCTCAGTATACGAGGACATGG tgagtgtgtggagtttgtaaAGAGCTTTAAGATTCCACTGTTGgtcctgggaggaggaggatacaCAGTGAGGAACGTGGCTCGCTGCTG GACCTTTGAGACATCTCTGTTGGTGGATGAATCCATCAGTGATGAGCTGCCTTATAGCG AGTATTTTGAATACTTTGCTCCAGACTTCACGCTGCATCCTGATGTTAGCACCAGGATAGAAAACCAGAACTCCAGACAG TACTTGGAGCAGATCCGTCAGACAGTGTTTGAGAACTTGAAGATGTTGAACCACGCACCGAGTGTCCAGATTCACGACGTTCCCTCTGACATGCTGAGCTATGAACGCAATGATGAGCCCGACCCTGACGAGAGGGGGGCTGAGGATAACTACACCAG GCCAGAGGCACCCAATGAGTTCTATGATGGCGACCACGACAACGACAAAGAGAGTGACGTAGAAATTTGA